A single Methanolobus sp. ZRKC5 DNA region contains:
- a CDS encoding PAS domain S-box protein translates to MFYVNKAACSHLGYSEKELLNMRVMDIDHAFTDELWDEHWNKLKQRKKVIFQSINISKEGKVCPVEVTANYMNYEGKEYNCAFIKDISERKMSEKTLDEEVQWRRSLMDQSRDGIVILGIDGEVFEANPAYAQMLGYSQEEIQTLHVWDWDSYYTKEQLLEMIQRNDSKGIHLETRQRRKDASFIDVEINSNAVTFNDRKLIICICRDITEHKQDEEELLRAKLTAEEASMIKNEFLATMSHELRTPLNSIIGFSDILLDESFGKLNKLQSEYIYYILKSGKHLLAIINDILDLSKVEAGKMELYYEQFQASLIIDEIKMMLAPLAIKKNVHMGVKINSDIGTITADKTKLKQILYNLASNAIKFTPENGFVTIEAKNSGNFIHFTIQDTGIGIDKKDMDKLFQPFKQLKTCINREYEGTGLGLAIAKKFIEMHGGNIRVMSVVGEGSSFIFMIPVEPMDKKDSNFYQLT, encoded by the coding sequence ATCTTTTATGTCAACAAGGCTGCCTGTTCCCATCTTGGATATTCAGAGAAAGAGCTCTTGAACATGAGGGTGATGGATATTGATCATGCTTTCACGGATGAATTATGGGATGAGCATTGGAATAAACTGAAGCAGAGAAAAAAAGTCATTTTCCAGTCCATTAATATCTCCAAAGAAGGAAAAGTCTGTCCTGTAGAAGTCACAGCTAACTATATGAATTACGAAGGAAAGGAATACAATTGTGCCTTCATAAAGGACATATCCGAACGCAAAATGAGCGAAAAAACTCTGGACGAAGAGGTTCAATGGCGTCGCAGCCTCATGGACCAATCGAGAGATGGGATTGTAATTCTTGGTATAGATGGTGAAGTATTCGAAGCAAACCCTGCCTATGCCCAAATGCTTGGTTACTCTCAGGAGGAAATACAGACATTACATGTATGGGATTGGGATAGTTACTATACAAAAGAACAACTGCTGGAAATGATTCAGAGAAATGATAGTAAAGGAATTCATTTAGAGACACGACAGCGTCGTAAGGATGCTAGCTTCATTGATGTAGAGATCAATTCAAATGCTGTCACATTTAATGACAGAAAATTGATTATTTGTATATGCAGAGACATAACTGAACATAAACAAGATGAAGAGGAGTTACTTAGAGCTAAATTGACTGCAGAGGAAGCCAGCATGATCAAGAATGAATTCCTTGCCACAATGAGCCACGAGTTGAGGACTCCATTAAATTCAATAATTGGTTTTTCAGATATTCTACTTGATGAATCTTTCGGAAAATTGAACAAATTACAATCTGAGTACATTTATTATATTTTAAAGAGTGGTAAGCATCTTCTAGCTATAATCAATGATATTCTTGACCTATCAAAAGTTGAAGCCGGAAAAATGGAACTCTATTACGAACAATTCCAGGCCTCACTTATCATTGATGAAATTAAGATGATGCTAGCTCCGCTTGCAATTAAGAAAAATGTCCATATGGGTGTGAAAATCAATTCCGATATTGGTACGATCACTGCAGATAAAACCAAATTAAAACAGATACTCTATAACCTTGCGAGTAATGCAATTAAGTTTACACCTGAAAATGGTTTTGTGACTATTGAAGCAAAGAATTCGGGCAATTTTATCCATTTCACCATACAGGATACAGGAATAGGAATTGACAAAAAAGATATGGATAAACTGTTCCAGCCGTTCAAACAACTGAAAACATGTATAAATCGCGAATACGAAGGAACCGGACTTGGCCTTGCCATTGCTAAAAAATTCATCGAAATGCATGGTGGAAATATCCGGGTTATGAGTGTAGTTGGAGAGGGCAGTAGTTTTATTTTTATGATACCTGTTGAACCAATGGACAAAAAAGATAGTAATTTTTATCAGCTAACATAA
- a CDS encoding DUF3179 domain-containing protein has protein sequence MRILRIIAVFLLVVCMFAISGSAQEEDLLEKLPELTEMEKEQGIMLTEMGVRYIVDPEDIVSGGPPMDGIPSIDDPKFVTVEEADQWIADNELVLGLIYNGTKRVYPLQIMTWHEIVNEDIQGEPILISYCPLCGSGIAYKRTINGETVEFGTSGKLYNSNLVMYDRKTNSYWTQIGGQAIVGELTGMELISISIDTVPWRGWKAVHPDSEVLSQDTGFDRPYGNDPYGNYYENTFVFFPVEDIDRSVHPKTVIFGVEVNAIFKAYREDDLIEMGEIEDTVAGMNIMIKRDEAGIVTITNMDTGEEIVKERDFWFAWYAFHPETELYLPEDATLEPFEEETEPSAPLGHILTPISIFMAFFVFFRKRY, from the coding sequence ATGAGAATCCTACGTATAATTGCAGTTTTTTTGTTAGTGGTCTGCATGTTTGCTATAAGCGGGTCTGCACAGGAAGAAGATCTTTTAGAAAAGCTGCCTGAGCTTACAGAGATGGAAAAAGAACAGGGCATAATGCTCACGGAAATGGGTGTAAGATACATAGTTGATCCCGAAGATATAGTTTCAGGAGGACCACCAATGGACGGTATACCATCCATAGATGATCCTAAATTTGTCACAGTTGAGGAAGCAGACCAGTGGATAGCTGATAATGAACTGGTTCTGGGACTCATATATAACGGCACAAAGAGAGTATATCCTCTACAGATAATGACCTGGCATGAGATTGTCAATGAAGATATTCAAGGTGAGCCGATCCTCATAAGCTACTGTCCTCTTTGTGGTTCGGGGATAGCATACAAACGTACGATAAATGGGGAAACAGTAGAGTTTGGCACATCCGGAAAACTCTACAATTCAAATCTTGTGATGTATGACAGGAAAACAAACTCCTACTGGACCCAAATAGGAGGACAGGCCATCGTGGGAGAACTTACAGGGATGGAGCTCATTTCCATTTCCATAGATACCGTGCCCTGGAGGGGATGGAAAGCAGTGCATCCGGACTCAGAGGTATTGAGCCAGGATACAGGATTTGACAGGCCCTATGGAAATGATCCCTATGGAAATTATTACGAGAACACTTTCGTATTCTTCCCGGTTGAGGATATAGACAGGAGTGTGCACCCCAAAACAGTGATATTTGGTGTAGAGGTGAATGCCATTTTCAAAGCTTACCGTGAAGATGATCTTATTGAAATGGGTGAAATAGAAGATACTGTTGCCGGCATGAATATCATGATCAAAAGAGATGAAGCCGGAATTGTTACCATCACAAACATGGATACTGGTGAGGAAATAGTGAAGGAGCGAGATTTCTGGTTTGCATGGTATGCCTTCCACCCTGAAACCGAACTTTACCTTCCGGAAGATGCTACCCTTGAACCCTTTGAAGAAGAAACTGAGCCATCAGCACCATTGGGCCACATATTAACACCAATTTCCATCTTCATGGCGTTCTTTGTGTTCTTCAGGAAACGGTATTAA
- a CDS encoding redoxin family protein has protein sequence MHILKNIFVFSFIISVILVVGCVEQTTEDTLVDWRDTELTDIATGETFRISDFKGSPVMLESFAVWCPTCLKQQKEVQTFRLTEGNTSNNVVHISLDTDPNEDEEQVREYFENNGFDWYFAIAPPEMTRSMIDELGPQVVVAPSAPVVLICEDQSARLMARGVKSPEDLQEELDQGC, from the coding sequence ATGCATATTTTAAAGAATATTTTTGTTTTTTCTTTCATAATTTCAGTAATATTGGTTGTGGGATGCGTTGAACAGACTACAGAAGATACCTTAGTTGATTGGCGGGACACGGAACTTACGGATATAGCAACTGGTGAGACTTTCAGGATCAGTGATTTTAAAGGGAGTCCTGTGATGCTTGAGAGTTTTGCTGTCTGGTGTCCTACCTGTTTGAAGCAACAAAAAGAGGTTCAAACTTTCCGGTTAACTGAGGGTAATACCAGTAATAATGTGGTACATATTTCCCTAGACACCGATCCGAATGAAGATGAAGAGCAGGTGAGGGAGTATTTTGAAAATAATGGTTTTGATTGGTACTTTGCCATTGCTCCGCCTGAAATGACACGTTCCATGATAGATGAGTTAGGTCCACAGGTTGTAGTGGCTCCCAGTGCTCCTGTAGTGCTGATATGTGAGGACCAGTCTGCAAGACTCATGGCAAGAGGTGTGAAATCACCGGAGGACTTGCAGGAAGAGCTAGACCAAGGGTGTTGA
- a CDS encoding IS66 family transposase has protein sequence MCIDREEILAVYEAGPEAVVELVTRLLGIIEHQSLQIAQLEERVRHLEEMLEKNSRNSSKPPSTDSYARNKPTVKSQRKKTNKHVGGQNGHPGTTLRINDDPDEVIVHPVNQCVNCGRSLASVPSDYERRQVFDIPPITINCIEHRCEIKTCPKCSHVNKALFPDGVTQPTQYGHRVKSFAVYLHTYQLLPYQRVTKLFSDILGCKISPATLVNTERSCFEKLGAFENTVKHLLKESPVINLDETGMRINAVRNWLHVAGTDKLTYYFAHRKRGSEAMDAMGILPGYTGVATHDFWKPYNKYECQHSLCNAHLLRELTGASENRDQQWPKIMSDLLICIKHHVDNDLLDTELIQRFSEDYDHITCLGVNENPPDPESNVRSKKRGRKKQTTVKNLLDRFIGHKEDILRFMYDQNVPFDNNQAERDIRMTKVQQKISGTFRSEQGAKNFCRIRGYVSTVNKNSESVIDAISAIFYGNSFVPKLQN, from the coding sequence ATTTGTATAGACCGCGAAGAAATACTTGCAGTTTATGAAGCTGGTCCAGAAGCAGTAGTAGAACTTGTAACTCGATTACTTGGGATAATTGAACATCAATCTCTCCAAATTGCACAACTTGAAGAGCGTGTCAGGCATTTGGAAGAAATGCTTGAAAAGAATAGTCGCAACAGTAGCAAACCACCTTCTACTGATTCTTATGCACGGAATAAACCAACCGTTAAAAGTCAAAGAAAAAAGACCAATAAGCATGTAGGTGGTCAAAACGGTCATCCTGGTACTACATTAAGAATAAATGATGATCCGGATGAAGTTATTGTTCATCCTGTTAATCAATGCGTCAATTGTGGGAGATCGTTAGCTTCTGTTCCCTCTGACTATGAAAGAAGACAGGTCTTTGACATTCCTCCTATAACTATCAATTGCATTGAACATCGTTGCGAGATTAAAACATGTCCCAAATGTTCTCATGTAAACAAAGCTCTTTTTCCAGATGGTGTAACTCAGCCGACTCAATACGGTCATCGAGTTAAGTCATTTGCAGTTTATTTGCACACTTACCAATTACTTCCTTATCAGCGTGTTACCAAGTTGTTCTCTGATATTTTGGGATGCAAGATAAGTCCTGCTACTTTGGTGAACACGGAACGTAGTTGTTTTGAGAAGCTTGGAGCTTTTGAAAATACAGTGAAACATCTCCTGAAAGAATCTCCTGTCATCAATCTGGATGAAACAGGAATGAGAATAAATGCAGTTCGTAATTGGCTTCATGTGGCAGGTACAGACAAACTGACCTATTATTTTGCACATCGCAAAAGGGGCTCAGAAGCAATGGATGCTATGGGCATATTACCAGGTTACACTGGTGTTGCAACACATGATTTTTGGAAACCGTACAACAAATATGAATGTCAACATTCATTATGTAATGCACATTTATTACGAGAGTTAACTGGAGCTTCCGAAAACAGGGATCAACAGTGGCCAAAGATAATGAGTGATCTCTTGATATGCATTAAACATCATGTTGATAATGATCTTTTAGATACTGAGCTAATTCAAAGGTTCAGTGAGGATTATGATCACATAACTTGTTTAGGAGTGAATGAAAATCCTCCTGATCCGGAATCAAATGTGCGGTCTAAAAAACGAGGACGTAAGAAGCAGACCACGGTAAAGAATTTGCTGGATAGGTTTATTGGCCATAAAGAGGATATCTTACGATTTATGTACGACCAAAACGTTCCGTTTGATAACAATCAGGCTGAAAGAGATATCAGAATGACGAAAGTACAGCAGAAGATATCAGGTACTTTCCGCAGTGAACAGGGTGCAAAAAATTTCTGCCGTATAAGAGGATACGTGTCTACTGTTAATAAGAATTCTGAATCTGTTATCGATGCAATTAGTGCAATATTTTATGGCAATTCATTTGTTCCAAAGTTGCAGAATTGA
- a CDS encoding cytochrome c biogenesis protein CcdA — MISFFANLFTSFFLGLLTPLTAICVLPLYPAFLAYLSDQMSGNEENRKLPVFFGILISAGVIVFMTLLGLIFTTILQVSLTKVVGIVSPIAFGILFVLSILLIMDYDLGKFFPQKNVSDGRNPLITAFLYGFFFGAVVVPCNPGFIAALFAKTLTTIDFVGNMLNFIAFGLGISFPLIVFSLLSLTKSMKIISFLVQYKRKINLFAGLFMLVISLYYLIFVFRVQEIII; from the coding sequence ATGATAAGCTTCTTTGCTAATCTTTTCACTTCTTTTTTCCTGGGTTTACTAACTCCGCTTACAGCAATCTGCGTACTGCCACTGTACCCTGCATTTCTTGCATATCTTTCCGACCAGATGTCAGGAAATGAAGAGAACAGAAAGCTTCCAGTGTTTTTTGGAATTCTCATCAGTGCTGGTGTAATTGTTTTTATGACCTTGCTGGGACTTATTTTCACAACAATACTTCAGGTTTCCCTGACAAAGGTTGTGGGGATAGTATCACCTATAGCATTTGGAATACTCTTTGTTCTCAGCATACTGCTGATAATGGATTATGATCTGGGCAAATTCTTTCCGCAGAAAAACGTTTCAGATGGAAGAAATCCTCTGATAACTGCTTTTCTTTATGGCTTCTTCTTTGGGGCTGTAGTAGTTCCCTGCAATCCCGGGTTTATTGCTGCCCTTTTTGCCAAAACCCTGACAACGATAGACTTTGTGGGGAATATGCTCAATTTCATTGCATTTGGACTGGGGATAAGTTTCCCTCTGATAGTTTTCTCATTGCTTTCACTGACAAAAAGCATGAAGATTATAAGTTTCCTTGTTCAGTATAAAAGGAAGATCAATCTTTTTGCAGGTTTATTCATGTTGGTAATTTCGTTATATTATCTTATATTCGTGTTCAGGGTACAGGAGATAATAATATGA
- a CDS encoding M1 family aminopeptidase, whose translation MLLFTIHTTVANSNDISTDIVSSYKLLPEEGIVKVSKDITFFNNNTDTKYWRGYYSNYNYYLPEGAMNIKARDNENPIVFKISPDGYYVFNFNQKVWYEENYTFNIDYELEINRNTAVFSLNEYGDNIEVTLEVPSDFDTQIGRDDYKIEDKKYSSVYIFEKGQKWDKSCIVNSVRVSPRLTLKDTAHLTERDVDVEVRYWEGEEEWAQDIMQTTVESLTLLEDKWGIAYPAKYNVTITQANLTETGGYGGYNQGRNGIWLLYTSNHGILIHELAHYWTRACNFDQLWMDEGYADLYSYLILSEIEPEEAVSRRNRFLDKYNNLKYQYDYPLSDWDTPESIDGSTEEYVDFGYKKAFSLTLTLYETTGIDTLQEMNQLFVNYGDDIDNLDYLKIVDSVSNQDTSFIKTFIYA comes from the coding sequence TTGCTCCTGTTTACCATTCATACAACAGTAGCCAATAGCAATGATATTTCCACTGATATCGTATCCAGTTACAAATTACTTCCTGAAGAAGGGATTGTGAAAGTTTCCAAAGATATCACATTTTTTAATAACAACACTGATACAAAATACTGGAGAGGCTACTACTCCAACTACAATTATTATCTGCCGGAAGGGGCAATGAATATAAAAGCCCGCGACAATGAAAATCCAATTGTTTTCAAGATATCTCCTGACGGTTATTATGTGTTCAATTTCAACCAGAAGGTCTGGTATGAGGAAAATTACACATTCAATATAGATTATGAACTTGAGATAAACAGGAATACGGCTGTTTTTTCCTTAAACGAATATGGAGACAACATAGAGGTCACACTTGAAGTGCCATCGGATTTTGATACGCAAATAGGTAGAGATGATTACAAAATAGAAGATAAAAAATATTCAAGTGTGTATATATTCGAGAAAGGGCAAAAATGGGACAAGTCCTGCATTGTCAATTCCGTAAGAGTATCGCCACGTCTGACATTAAAAGATACAGCTCATCTTACAGAAAGAGATGTGGATGTAGAAGTCAGATATTGGGAAGGCGAAGAGGAGTGGGCACAGGACATCATGCAAACAACCGTTGAGAGTTTAACGTTGCTTGAAGACAAATGGGGAATTGCATATCCTGCAAAATACAACGTCACGATCACACAGGCAAATCTAACTGAAACCGGCGGATATGGCGGATATAACCAGGGAAGGAACGGAATATGGTTATTATATACTTCCAACCATGGAATACTCATACATGAACTTGCACATTACTGGACACGCGCTTGCAACTTTGACCAATTGTGGATGGATGAAGGTTATGCAGACCTGTATTCGTATTTGATCCTAAGTGAAATAGAACCAGAAGAAGCTGTCTCAAGACGTAATAGATTCCTTGACAAATACAATAATCTGAAATATCAATATGATTACCCATTATCCGATTGGGATACACCTGAAAGTATCGATGGTTCTACGGAAGAATATGTAGATTTCGGATACAAAAAAGCATTTTCCCTTACCCTTACATTATATGAAACAACAGGCATTGACACATTGCAGGAAATGAACCAACTATTTGTAAATTACGGAGACGATATTGATAACTTGGATTATCTTAAAATCGTTGATTCAGTTTCAAATCAGGATACAAGCTTTATTAAAACTTTTATCTATGCCTAA
- a CDS encoding PAS domain-containing sensor histidine kinase, whose product MENLVDVLDDILNQVSIEELLKILVDRIPSLFSESGNVSAKVSWLDKHCQSQSFVESGVLLTSDIMIHGKKEGFIEIIIAGKNTEVENNAYHIPDYEKLLHLISRMISIFFEKRKEITKLEKMEKKVRNYYDKLEDYIFVVDLNGNILDFNKCFENCTGYTAKELLQTNIKDILTQCTGDFGESSLIKDAVTQGISTFEFEHRCKNGDCVPLSITCKPLENDEDNTFICVGKNISDTKKAEYELQESERKYSTIVEKSNDGIIIVQEGAIRFANSRMLDITGYAYEEIIDENYLKLIPISEHKNFSEWLHQYNSKVDNKIISHINLLTKNNEEIPVEITSSEINYEGKEAKLLIIRDISKRKNIEVLLKNERDKIENYLDVAGSIIGIVGTDTNIMFVNKKGAEVLGYDKDEIIGKNWFDNFLPESVREMTRDNFIKVINGEIDPPQYFENLVLTKNGEERLIFWHDVPFEDENGQRIGVISSGEDITESRKMEAMLIESKKNLQTIFDHIDDLISIHEPHGKFIDVNRAVLSSTGYTKDEMLEMRPKDMVWVGMKPLMDGYTERILREKNVIFEIYNVHKDGTLLPHEVNSRLIEYKGEKAIISVARDITERKKAEERLKRYAGELKQSNELKDLFTDIIRHDLLTPASVVKGYTEELILSITDEESLKLAEKVRENNNRLIELLETATKLAKLQNKEDITFENMDILPVFKMVLDSFKAQIEMKEHEIIFTGNGPYPSMVNTVIEEVFANLLSNAIKYSPPKSAIEIAFTDEEDMWKISVADFGIGIPNQDKPLLFTRFHRADKKGIKGTGLGLAIVKRIIELHSGKYGVEDNPKGKGSVFWVMLKKG is encoded by the coding sequence ATGGAAAATTTAGTTGACGTACTTGATGATATATTAAATCAGGTATCAATTGAAGAATTATTGAAGATACTTGTAGACAGGATACCATCTTTATTTTCAGAATCTGGAAACGTATCCGCTAAAGTGTCCTGGCTGGATAAGCATTGCCAGTCCCAATCCTTCGTTGAATCTGGTGTTCTTCTTACCAGTGACATCATGATACACGGAAAAAAAGAAGGTTTTATTGAAATCATAATCGCAGGCAAGAATACAGAAGTCGAAAATAATGCATACCATATCCCTGATTATGAAAAATTGCTACACCTTATCTCCAGAATGATTTCTATCTTTTTTGAAAAAAGGAAAGAAATTACGAAACTAGAAAAAATGGAAAAAAAGGTGAGGAACTATTACGACAAACTTGAAGATTATATATTTGTAGTTGATTTGAATGGAAATATACTTGATTTCAACAAATGTTTCGAAAACTGCACAGGATATACTGCCAAAGAACTCCTTCAAACGAACATTAAGGACATACTCACCCAATGCACTGGTGACTTTGGAGAATCCTCTCTGATAAAAGATGCTGTCACGCAGGGAATCTCGACATTTGAGTTTGAGCATAGATGCAAGAATGGAGATTGCGTACCTTTGAGCATCACCTGCAAACCACTTGAAAATGATGAAGATAACACCTTTATCTGTGTTGGAAAAAATATATCAGATACAAAAAAGGCTGAGTATGAACTGCAGGAATCTGAAAGAAAGTATTCAACTATCGTCGAAAAAAGTAATGATGGGATTATTATCGTTCAGGAAGGAGCAATCAGGTTTGCAAATTCAAGAATGTTAGATATTACCGGATATGCATATGAAGAGATCATTGATGAAAATTACCTGAAACTTATTCCTATAAGTGAACATAAAAATTTTAGTGAGTGGCTCCACCAATATAACAGCAAAGTGGATAATAAAATAATATCCCATATCAACCTGCTTACAAAAAACAACGAAGAGATACCTGTTGAGATCACCAGCTCGGAAATTAATTATGAAGGGAAAGAAGCAAAACTTCTTATTATAAGGGATATCAGCAAAAGGAAAAATATCGAAGTACTTCTTAAAAATGAAAGGGATAAAATTGAGAATTATCTGGATGTTGCCGGTTCTATAATAGGAATAGTTGGCACAGATACAAATATCATGTTTGTTAACAAAAAAGGAGCAGAAGTTCTTGGTTACGATAAAGATGAGATTATAGGCAAGAACTGGTTTGATAATTTCCTTCCTGAAAGCGTAAGGGAAATGACCCGGGATAATTTTATTAAAGTAATTAACGGTGAAATCGATCCACCTCAATATTTCGAAAATTTGGTTCTTACAAAAAATGGTGAAGAGAGACTAATATTCTGGCACGATGTACCCTTTGAAGACGAAAATGGTCAGCGTATTGGAGTGATCAGTTCAGGAGAAGATATTACCGAGAGCAGAAAAATGGAAGCAATGCTCATAGAATCGAAAAAGAATCTTCAAACAATATTTGACCATATTGATGATCTGATATCTATTCATGAACCCCATGGAAAATTTATAGATGTCAACAGGGCTGTACTCTCTTCCACCGGATATACAAAGGATGAAATGCTTGAAATGCGTCCAAAAGACATGGTATGGGTGGGAATGAAACCTCTTATGGATGGATATACCGAACGCATATTAAGAGAAAAAAATGTTATTTTTGAGATATATAACGTTCACAAGGACGGAACCTTACTGCCTCATGAAGTAAATTCGAGGCTAATTGAATACAAAGGGGAAAAGGCAATAATCTCAGTCGCAAGAGACATAACTGAGAGGAAGAAAGCTGAAGAGAGGCTTAAAAGATATGCAGGCGAACTCAAGCAGTCAAACGAACTAAAAGATCTTTTCACAGACATCATCAGACATGATCTCCTAACGCCTGCCAGTGTTGTCAAGGGTTATACAGAAGAATTAATCCTTAGCATTACTGATGAGGAATCACTCAAACTTGCAGAAAAAGTAAGGGAGAATAACAACAGACTCATCGAGCTTCTTGAAACTGCTACTAAACTGGCTAAACTACAAAATAAAGAAGACATTACTTTTGAAAATATGGATATTCTTCCTGTTTTCAAAATGGTATTGGACAGTTTCAAAGCCCAGATAGAAATGAAAGAGCATGAAATTATCTTTACAGGAAACGGACCTTACCCGTCAATGGTCAATACGGTTATTGAAGAGGTTTTTGCAAACCTCCTTTCCAATGCTATTAAGTACAGTCCTCCAAAAAGTGCGATAGAAATAGCTTTTACCGATGAAGAGGACATGTGGAAGATAAGTGTTGCTGACTTTGGAATTGGCATTCCCAATCAAGATAAACCGCTTCTTTTCACCCGTTTCCACCGCGCTGACAAAAAAGGAATAAAGGGAACAGGACTTGGCCTTGCTATAGTTAAAAGGATAATAGAACTACATAGTGGCAAATATGGAGTGGAAGATAATCCAAAAGGAAAAGGCAGTGTTTTCTGGGTAATGTTGAAGAAAGGATAA